From the Pontiella agarivorans genome, one window contains:
- a CDS encoding sulfatase-like hydrolase/transferase: protein MKNTWKLMLWMLALAGSAAANEQPNILWIITDDHRADSVQAYNRATTGKNYNPLGFVMSPEADKLAEEGVLFTRAYCNSPGCAPSRTSMHYGMYPHHSGHYGFETSHRDTAFSKPFLPEMMADLGYTTASFGKTGFYVFKNSPRKYDKIDFYQHEVSMRQITDSGLSDWSKYSKWAEGKKAGSGVRWRFKNRVLDYYIPVDGEMDAENARVRKQAEEELDILYAYKRNNAGLIIGGQSPSSAENTMDGHIAGSMIDFLQHAGKKYNTPYDTAMEGPNPDKPLFVHLGFHFPHTPTLPSKEFRDLFMAKEKEIPYRVPDFSKEELEKLPPQMQLWFEKTNFADMTEADKRQSIRDYYAFCAMGDHLVGQSVEAFKAYSRKQGRDWLILYVIGDHGWHLGEQGGTSKFAPYDKSNHCAVIAVSSDKQRWPAGKVCRNWVEFVDIAPTLLQGGGADLSEEAFAHLDGVSMKDVLAGKNTRQYVIGEMNHVIGPRCYLRCDDFAFSMRNREKNGKAFEKWGDKPGVNIKWALEAPREKVEMVLFDLRVDSGEQNNVAYDPEYAALADWFRNKLGRITLGDGRVECDWKHPDDYMITDFAKGAHDGKLDIPAELIPTI from the coding sequence ATGAAAAACACGTGGAAACTGATGTTGTGGATGCTGGCACTTGCCGGTTCTGCGGCGGCAAATGAACAGCCGAATATTCTGTGGATCATTACGGATGATCATCGGGCGGATTCGGTTCAGGCCTATAACCGGGCAACGACCGGTAAAAATTACAACCCTCTGGGTTTTGTGATGTCGCCGGAGGCGGATAAACTGGCGGAAGAGGGTGTTCTTTTTACGCGGGCCTATTGTAATTCGCCGGGTTGTGCACCGAGTCGCACATCGATGCATTACGGCATGTATCCGCACCACAGCGGTCACTATGGGTTTGAGACATCGCATCGCGATACCGCATTCAGCAAACCGTTTCTTCCTGAAATGATGGCGGACCTTGGTTATACGACGGCCTCCTTCGGCAAAACGGGGTTTTATGTTTTTAAAAACAGTCCGCGGAAATATGATAAAATCGATTTTTATCAGCATGAAGTCAGTATGCGCCAGATCACCGATAGCGGCCTTTCGGACTGGAGCAAGTACAGCAAATGGGCGGAGGGTAAAAAAGCCGGATCGGGGGTTCGGTGGCGTTTCAAGAACCGGGTGCTTGATTATTATATTCCCGTTGACGGTGAAATGGATGCTGAAAATGCCCGGGTCAGGAAACAAGCCGAAGAAGAGCTGGATATTCTCTATGCCTACAAACGGAATAATGCCGGTCTGATTATCGGCGGGCAGAGTCCGTCCTCCGCTGAAAATACGATGGATGGACACATTGCAGGTTCGATGATTGATTTTCTTCAGCATGCCGGAAAGAAATACAACACGCCTTATGATACGGCTATGGAAGGACCGAATCCGGATAAACCGTTATTTGTTCACCTCGGATTCCATTTTCCTCATACCCCGACCTTGCCGTCGAAAGAGTTTCGTGACCTTTTCATGGCAAAAGAAAAAGAAATTCCGTACCGGGTTCCGGACTTCAGTAAAGAGGAGCTCGAAAAACTGCCGCCGCAGATGCAGCTCTGGTTTGAAAAGACCAACTTTGCGGATATGACCGAAGCGGATAAAAGGCAGTCGATTCGTGACTATTATGCTTTTTGTGCCATGGGCGATCACCTCGTTGGGCAGTCTGTGGAAGCGTTCAAAGCGTACAGCAGAAAACAGGGGCGCGACTGGCTGATTCTGTATGTGATCGGCGACCACGGATGGCATTTGGGTGAGCAGGGCGGAACATCAAAATTTGCACCGTATGATAAATCGAATCACTGTGCGGTTATTGCCGTTTCTTCCGATAAACAACGGTGGCCGGCCGGGAAGGTCTGTCGCAACTGGGTGGAATTTGTTGATATTGCGCCGACGCTGCTGCAGGGCGGCGGAGCTGATCTTTCTGAAGAAGCATTCGCTCATCTTGACGGTGTTTCAATGAAGGATGTGCTGGCCGGCAAAAATACCCGTCAATATGTCATCGGCGAAATGAATCATGTGATCGGTCCGCGCTGCTATCTGCGTTGCGACGATTTTGCTTTTTCCATGCGTAACCGCGAAAAGAACGGAAAGGCTTTCGAAAAGTGGGGGGATAAACCGGGGGTAAATATTAAATGGGCTCTGGAGGCGCCGCGCGAAAAAGTGGAAATGGTTCTTTTTGATCTGCGTGTAGATTCAGGGGAACAGAACAATGTGGCTTATGATCCGGAGTATGCCGCTCTGGCAGACTGGTTCCGTAATAAACTGGGACGTATTACGCTGGGTGACGGCCGGGTGGAATGCGACTGGAAGCATCCCGATGATTATATGATTACTGACTTTGCCAAGGGGGCCCATGACGGGAAACTTGATATTCCGGCAGAGCTTATTCCAACCATTTAA
- a CDS encoding Gfo/Idh/MocA family oxidoreductase, whose protein sequence is MKNTDGRGTQSRRSYLKRSAIGAGVTVLPSYLTAARKEGDKLPPSERINLGCVGVGGRGSNVIRSLAGSGARPVAFCDLDFELPRAVKSVVKAYPDVPRFNDFRVMIETMDKDIDAVSVAIPDHSHYPAAILAMSMGKHVYVEKPLTRTFEESEILMRAEKKYGVVTQMGNQGHTGNGINLFGKMVDMGLCDGITRMAAWKTPGLWFMKKNERISLPLVKGTVPASLNTYDLWCGPRRKLPYNDLYHPFNWRGFYEYGMGMLGDWGAHIVDFPHDKLDMGLPTEIKAIHMEDHNKVFYPLESYLSMHFPARGKNRPAIDMTWHDGPNCWPEVPKQFWEKDQNGKPLRPRLNGGGTLLYSDEGDLAILRGNHADIPRLIPRDQHIRYYDELKEGSKADKGSGKHFSSFVRACKGEGQTNSPFSISGKLSQVLALGTIGQYMNTELEFDPVKKQFIGNDEANLLLNPPARAGWEEFYKMA, encoded by the coding sequence TCAATCCAGAAGAAGTTATTTAAAACGTTCAGCTATCGGAGCGGGTGTTACAGTTCTTCCGTCCTACCTGACCGCAGCCCGGAAAGAGGGCGATAAGTTGCCGCCAAGTGAGCGGATCAATCTGGGATGTGTCGGTGTGGGCGGGCGCGGCAGTAATGTTATTCGGAGCCTTGCTGGTAGTGGGGCCCGGCCGGTTGCATTCTGTGATTTGGATTTTGAACTTCCGCGTGCTGTTAAATCGGTGGTGAAGGCCTATCCCGACGTTCCGCGATTTAATGATTTCCGTGTGATGATCGAAACCATGGATAAGGATATTGACGCGGTGAGTGTTGCGATTCCGGATCACTCCCATTATCCGGCGGCCATTCTGGCGATGTCGATGGGTAAACATGTATATGTTGAAAAACCGTTGACGCGTACATTTGAGGAATCTGAAATCCTCATGCGTGCCGAAAAAAAATACGGTGTGGTGACGCAGATGGGTAATCAGGGTCATACGGGTAATGGAATCAACCTGTTCGGCAAAATGGTGGATATGGGACTGTGCGACGGAATCACTCGGATGGCCGCCTGGAAGACGCCGGGGCTCTGGTTTATGAAAAAGAATGAACGTATTTCTCTGCCTCTGGTTAAGGGTACGGTTCCGGCATCGCTGAATACCTACGATCTGTGGTGCGGTCCGCGCAGAAAACTGCCGTATAATGATTTGTATCATCCATTTAATTGGCGGGGATTCTATGAATACGGTATGGGCATGCTTGGGGACTGGGGAGCACATATTGTCGATTTTCCCCATGATAAACTCGATATGGGACTGCCTACCGAAATCAAAGCAATCCATATGGAAGACCATAATAAAGTATTTTATCCGCTGGAATCCTACCTTTCCATGCATTTTCCCGCGCGTGGGAAAAATCGCCCGGCGATTGATATGACCTGGCACGACGGACCGAACTGCTGGCCGGAAGTGCCGAAACAATTCTGGGAAAAAGATCAGAATGGAAAACCGCTGCGGCCGCGCTTGAATGGGGGAGGGACCCTGTTGTACAGCGATGAAGGTGACCTGGCCATTCTGCGGGGAAATCATGCAGATATTCCTCGTCTGATTCCAAGAGATCAGCACATCAGATATTATGATGAGTTAAAAGAAGGCAGCAAAGCGGATAAGGGTTCCGGGAAACATTTTTCTTCCTTTGTTCGGGCTTGTAAGGGCGAGGGGCAGACAAATTCTCCCTTCAGTATTTCGGGTAAATTGTCGCAGGTTCTTGCGCTGGGAACGATCGGGCAATATATGAATACCGAGCTGGAATTTGATCCTGTTAAAAAACAGTTTATCGGAAATGATGAGGCCAACCTGTTGCTTAATCCCCCGGCTCGTGCTGGATGGGAAGAGTTTTATAAGATGGCTTAA
- a CDS encoding 3-keto-disaccharide hydrolase, producing MKTGIVLMAAATFSFGVMAECSFIPIFDGKTMNGWHILDVAPEDKYYATDENFFAKDGAIHCFQSESKKGGLVLSDGKYDDFELLFEFKNAWGCDSGIMIRCNEKGQGIQILNDYLKDGVVGFPFGEGTGGYFSRPVVLNMHDGKVIGEDIYDAVDKDNLLYSIDAKGWNALWKHGDWNRMKIRCVGPEPRIVTWINGVKIMEMDGATYKARGLKDAVNMNWDAKSAWNRKKIQQITGGKGSIAFQIHQGGRWAQGESVQYRNIRIKELK from the coding sequence ATGAAAACAGGTATCGTGTTAATGGCGGCAGCAACATTTTCCTTCGGGGTCATGGCGGAATGTTCTTTTATTCCGATCTTTGATGGGAAGACCATGAATGGATGGCATATTTTAGATGTTGCTCCGGAAGATAAATATTATGCAACGGATGAAAACTTTTTTGCAAAGGATGGTGCCATCCACTGCTTTCAGTCGGAAAGTAAGAAGGGCGGATTGGTGCTGTCGGATGGAAAGTACGATGATTTTGAACTGCTGTTTGAATTTAAAAATGCTTGGGGTTGCGATTCGGGCATCATGATTCGCTGTAACGAAAAAGGGCAGGGCATTCAGATTTTGAATGACTATCTGAAAGACGGTGTTGTCGGCTTTCCTTTCGGGGAAGGAACCGGTGGTTATTTTTCACGGCCCGTTGTTTTGAATATGCATGATGGCAAGGTTATTGGGGAAGATATCTATGATGCGGTTGATAAAGATAACCTTTTGTATTCAATCGATGCCAAGGGCTGGAATGCTCTCTGGAAGCATGGGGACTGGAATCGGATGAAAATTCGTTGTGTTGGCCCTGAGCCCCGGATTGTGACCTGGATCAATGGCGTGAAAATTATGGAAATGGATGGGGCAACCTATAAAGCACGCGGTTTAAAAGATGCAGTAAATATGAATTGGGATGCCAAATCCGCCTGGAACAGGAAGAAGATTCAACAGATTACCGGGGGTAAAGGATCCATTGCTTTTCAGATTCATCAGGGCGGTCGCTGGGCGCAGGGCGAATCGGTGCAGTATCGAAATATCCGGATTAAAGAGCTGAAATAA
- a CDS encoding glycoside hydrolase family 2 protein, whose product MKVQQLLMSTLVYAGAVAAEWEPVKNSMLTVWGKKVDASNVWNEYPRPQLERENWVNLNGMWQYEVVGIDHVQPVFGEKEILVPFALEAPLSGVGRKLGVDEALWYRRVFDYRENKNSRLLLHFEAVDYKSEIWVNGTRVGMHVGGNLPFSFDISSHVKPGENEIVLKVVDATNQRGKYQLRGKQVLQNGGITYTRVSGIWQTVWLENVPENYIESLKIDTELSGNIFIKPSIIGKGSIRTSASLNGKKVAEGGEILNIQNPQFWSPESPVLYDLKIELLSSNGEVMDCVKSYAGIREVGKRIDENGNWRLTLNGNDIFHWGPLDQGWWPDGLLTPPSEEAMLFDMKYLKEAGFNMIRKHIKVEPRRFYYQCDKMGFLVWQDHVSGGQRAGAPKDATEDEKKAALARSEWPEWIRLHDKPSDVEPEKVWPDWAHKQWMIELKGMVDHLYNHPSIVVWVPFNERWGQHCTMEVGRWISQYDPTRTINIASGGNFFPIGDIADEHAYPHPRFPLDDSRYKNYVKVIGEFGGHGWPVKGHLWKEQKKNLGYGGLPKTIEEFKERYRKSIELLSDLKRKGISAGVYTQTTDVEIEINGLLTYDRKVLKIPAEELRKLNAILNE is encoded by the coding sequence ATGAAAGTACAACAACTGCTAATGAGTACGCTGGTGTATGCGGGAGCCGTTGCGGCGGAATGGGAACCCGTGAAGAATTCAATGTTAACCGTGTGGGGGAAAAAGGTTGATGCATCCAATGTCTGGAACGAATATCCCCGCCCGCAACTTGAGCGAGAAAACTGGGTGAACCTAAATGGAATGTGGCAATACGAGGTGGTTGGTATAGATCACGTTCAGCCGGTTTTTGGAGAGAAGGAGATTTTGGTTCCTTTCGCGCTGGAGGCCCCATTGTCCGGAGTGGGTCGAAAGCTTGGGGTTGATGAAGCCTTGTGGTACCGGCGGGTGTTTGATTATCGCGAAAATAAAAATTCCCGGCTATTACTTCATTTTGAAGCCGTTGATTATAAAAGTGAAATATGGGTTAACGGCACGCGGGTGGGAATGCATGTCGGAGGAAACCTTCCGTTCAGCTTTGATATCAGCAGTCACGTAAAGCCTGGGGAAAACGAGATTGTTCTAAAGGTTGTTGATGCTACAAATCAACGTGGAAAGTATCAGCTGCGCGGTAAACAGGTGCTTCAGAATGGGGGAATAACCTATACGCGGGTTTCAGGAATCTGGCAGACCGTATGGTTGGAAAACGTGCCGGAAAATTATATTGAATCGCTTAAGATCGATACTGAGCTTTCCGGAAATATTTTTATTAAACCCTCAATTATAGGGAAGGGATCGATTCGCACATCGGCCTCTCTTAATGGAAAAAAAGTGGCTGAAGGCGGCGAGATTCTGAATATTCAGAATCCGCAATTCTGGTCCCCGGAATCCCCGGTACTTTACGATCTTAAGATTGAGCTTCTCTCCTCAAACGGGGAGGTTATGGATTGTGTGAAATCATATGCCGGCATCCGTGAAGTGGGCAAACGCATCGATGAAAACGGGAATTGGAGATTAACTCTGAACGGGAATGATATCTTTCATTGGGGACCGCTTGATCAGGGATGGTGGCCGGATGGACTGCTAACGCCTCCTTCAGAAGAAGCTATGCTGTTTGATATGAAGTACCTTAAGGAGGCCGGCTTTAACATGATTCGGAAGCATATCAAGGTAGAGCCCCGTCGATTTTATTATCAGTGTGACAAAATGGGATTTCTCGTTTGGCAGGATCATGTTTCCGGCGGCCAGAGAGCCGGAGCACCCAAAGATGCAACGGAAGATGAGAAAAAAGCAGCGTTGGCAAGAAGTGAGTGGCCGGAGTGGATCCGTCTTCATGATAAGCCGAGCGATGTTGAGCCGGAAAAAGTCTGGCCGGACTGGGCGCATAAACAGTGGATGATTGAACTGAAAGGAATGGTTGATCATCTTTATAACCATCCTTCAATTGTGGTTTGGGTTCCATTCAACGAACGTTGGGGGCAGCACTGTACTATGGAAGTCGGACGATGGATCAGCCAGTATGACCCTACCCGTACGATTAATATTGCCAGCGGTGGAAACTTTTTCCCGATCGGTGATATAGCTGATGAACATGCCTATCCGCATCCGCGATTTCCGCTGGATGATTCCCGTTATAAAAATTATGTAAAAGTCATTGGTGAGTTTGGAGGACATGGCTGGCCTGTTAAGGGGCATCTCTGGAAAGAGCAGAAGAAAAACTTGGGATATGGCGGACTGCCGAAAACCATTGAGGAATTTAAAGAACGGTATCGTAAATCCATAGAGCTTTTAAGTGATCTGAAACGAAAAGGTATTTCGGCGGGAGTCTATACTCAAACTACGGATGTTGAGATAGAGATCAACGGTCTCCTGACCTATGATCGTAAGGTATTGAAAATTCCTGCTGAGGAACTCAGAAAACTGAATGCAATTTTAAATGAATAG
- a CDS encoding sulfatase-like hydrolase/transferase, producing MKKRLLLFALVSAAVYAADKPNIVVIMADDMGFEDTGFTGSEDIRTPNLDRLAAEGVVFEQGYANHPFCGPSRAAFITGRYQHRFGFETNPAYDPANTALGLDRDEITFARRLQDAGYTTGVIGKWHLGSAEDFHPLNRGFDYFYGFLGGGHDYFRIDLTAPVKEGYLQGLVRNKQPAGFEGYLTTALSRDAVQFVENNKEDPFFLFVSFNCPHAPQQAPKEDIARYAHIQDSKRRAYCAMVDIMDQGVGEIIQALERNGVRDNTLVVFTADNGGPQPRDGKTGGWNGSSNAPFRGGKGNLYDGGVHVPFMANWPAKFPKGKRYRYPVISLDIGRTAVEIGGGDPMTGKPMEGVNLLPYVTGQKKGAPHEALFWRGGSNWSVLASDGTKHLKDRDSKKPQLFYLPGDVSESNDLLNKQPERAAALRAAWEKWDEGNVACRLLGYKDYHKKRDAFYEQAVPEASKKEGYKPQLKDTFKP from the coding sequence ATGAAAAAACGGTTACTGCTTTTTGCGCTGGTTTCAGCCGCGGTTTATGCTGCGGACAAACCTAATATTGTTGTGATTATGGCCGACGATATGGGCTTTGAGGACACAGGTTTCACGGGTTCAGAAGATATCCGGACTCCGAATCTTGATCGGCTGGCTGCGGAAGGTGTGGTGTTCGAACAGGGCTATGCCAACCACCCGTTCTGCGGGCCGAGTCGTGCGGCGTTTATTACCGGCCGGTATCAGCACCGCTTCGGTTTTGAAACCAATCCGGCCTATGACCCGGCGAATACGGCGCTGGGACTGGACCGGGATGAAATTACTTTTGCACGTCGTCTGCAGGATGCCGGCTATACGACCGGGGTCATCGGAAAATGGCATCTGGGGTCCGCTGAGGATTTTCATCCGCTGAACCGGGGCTTTGACTATTTTTACGGTTTTCTCGGAGGCGGACATGATTATTTCCGGATCGACCTGACCGCTCCCGTTAAAGAGGGTTATCTGCAGGGGCTGGTGCGCAATAAACAGCCGGCTGGTTTTGAAGGCTATCTGACGACCGCCCTCAGTCGGGATGCGGTTCAGTTTGTGGAAAACAACAAGGAGGATCCTTTCTTTCTGTTTGTGTCGTTTAACTGCCCGCATGCACCGCAGCAGGCCCCGAAGGAGGATATTGCGCGGTATGCGCACATCCAGGATTCCAAACGCCGTGCGTATTGCGCCATGGTGGATATCATGGATCAGGGCGTCGGCGAAATTATCCAGGCATTGGAAAGAAACGGTGTGCGGGACAATACCTTGGTGGTCTTCACCGCCGATAATGGCGGACCGCAGCCGAGAGATGGAAAAACCGGGGGATGGAACGGATCGTCCAATGCGCCGTTTCGCGGAGGAAAGGGTAATTTGTATGACGGCGGTGTGCATGTTCCTTTTATGGCGAACTGGCCCGCTAAATTTCCCAAAGGAAAACGTTATCGCTATCCGGTAATCTCGCTGGACATCGGCCGGACTGCGGTTGAAATCGGGGGAGGCGATCCAATGACGGGAAAACCGATGGAAGGCGTCAATCTGCTGCCGTATGTGACAGGACAGAAAAAAGGGGCTCCGCATGAGGCGCTGTTCTGGCGTGGAGGAAGCAACTGGTCGGTGCTGGCGTCCGACGGAACCAAGCATCTGAAGGACCGCGATAGTAAGAAGCCGCAGCTTTTTTATCTGCCCGGCGATGTTTCTGAATCCAATGACCTGCTGAACAAACAGCCTGAACGTGCTGCCGCGTTGCGGGCTGCATGGGAAAAGTGGGATGAAGGCAATGTGGCCTGCCGACTGCTGGGCTATAAAGATTATCATAAAAAACGCGATGCATTTTATGAACAGGCCGTTCCCGAAGCGTCTAAAAAGGAAGGC